Proteins found in one Hirundo rustica isolate bHirRus1 chromosome 9, bHirRus1.pri.v3, whole genome shotgun sequence genomic segment:
- the GPSM2 gene encoding G-protein-signaling modulator 2 isoform X1, producing the protein MAENNVLISMREDRSFHVRYRMEASCLELALEGERLCKAGDCRAGVSFFEAAVQVGTEDLRTLSAIYSQLGNAYFYLHEYAKALEYHHHDLTLARTIGDLLGEAKASGNLGNTLKVLGNFEEAIVCCQRHLDISRELNDKVGEARALYNLGNVYHSKGKNVANAGTHDPGELPDDVKNALQKAAKYYEENLSIVTELGDRAAQGRAFGNLGNTHYLLGNFRSAVLAHEQRLLIAKEFGDRSAERRAYSNLGNAYIFLGEFETAAEYYRRTLQLARQLKDRAVEAQACYSLGNTYTLLQDYEKAIDYHLKHLVIAQELHDKIGEGRACWSLGNAYTALGNHDQAIHFAGRHLEISREVGDRSGELTARLNLSDLQMVLGLSYSTNNSMMAESHAVENSLNGGRPRGRRYSMENMELMKLTPEKVPNWNSEILAKQKPLVAKTSAKLHFVNRLKGKKYKNGTTSKVLQDASNSIDHRLPNSQRKSSRETMADEGFFDLLSRFQSNRMDDQRCCFQEKNRLSAAAAATSSTPPKTMIKSFSTSVVSPHTDEFLDLLASSQSRRLDDQRASVSELPGLRLGQRGSQAVLGHLMASTSRDLDDDFFDILIKCQGSRLDDQRCAPPGTAKGPTVPDEDFFSLILRSQAKRMDEQRVHLPSAIKGANSS; encoded by the exons ATGGcggaaaataatgttttgataAGCATGCGTGAGGATCGTTCCTTTCATGTGCGATACAG GATGGAAGcttcctgcctggagctggctcTGGAAGGCGAGCGCCTGTGCAAGGCAGGAGATTGCCGGGCTGGAGTGTCTTTCTTTGAAGCAGCTGTTCAGGTTGGAACTGAAGATTTACGAACCCTGAGCGCTATTTACAGCCAGCTGGGCAATGCCTATTTCTACCTGCACGAATATGCAAAGGCCTTGGAATACCATCATCACGATTTAACTCTTGCAAG GACAATTGGAGATCTACTGGGAGAAGCTAAAGCTAGTGGGAATCTGGGCAACACCTTAAAGGTACTTGGGAATTTTGAAGAAGCTATCGTCTGCTGTCAGAGACACCTGGATATTTCCAGAGAGCTTAATGATAAG GTTGGAGAAGCAAGAGCACTGTATAATCTGGGAAATGTATATCACTCTAAAGGGAAAAATGTAGCTAATGCCGGGACTCACGATCCAGGGGAACTTCCAGATGATGTGAAAAATGCTTTACAAAAAGCTGCAAAGTATTATGA GGAAAACCTGTCAATAGTAACAGAGCTGGGTgacagagctgcacagggacGTGCCTTTGGAAACCTGGGAAACACACACTATCTTCTGGGCAACTTCAGGAGTGCAGTTTTAGCCCATGAACAG cGTCTCCTAATTGCAAAAGAATTTGGTGATAGATCAGCAGAAAGAAGAGCATACAGCAACCTTGGAAATGCCTACATATTCCTGGGGGAATTTGAAACTGCTGCTGAATACTACAG GAGGACTCTGCAGCTGGCTCGGCAGCTGAAGGACAGAGCTGTGGAAGCACAGGCCTGTTACAGCCTGGGGAACACCTACACTCTGCTCCAGGACTATGAGAAAGCAATTGATTATCATCTCAAACACCTCGTCATTGCTCAGGAACTACACGACAA AATTGGGGAAGGAAGAGCATGCTGGAGTTTAGGGAATGCTTATACTGCTCTGGGAAATCATGACCAAGCCATCCATTTCGCAGGAAGGCACCTGGAGATTTCAAGAGAG GTAGGAGACAGAAGTGGAGAACTCACTGCCAGACTTAATCTCTCAGATCTTCAGATGGTTCTTGGATTAAGCTACAGCACAAACAACTCCATGATGGCAGAAAGCCACGCAGTGGAAAACAGTTTGAATG GTGGCAGACCAAGAGGACGCCGTTACAGTATGGAGAACATGGAACTTATGAAATTAACACCAGAAAAG GTTCCAAACTGGAACAGTGAGATTCTTGCTAAACAGAAACCACTGGTTGCCAAAACTTCAGCAAAACTTCATTTTGTAAATCGACTAAAAGGCAAAAAGTACAAAAATGGCACCACCTCCAAAGTTTTGCAGGATGCCAGTAATTCCATTGACCATCGACTTCCAAACTCTCAGAGG AAAAGCAGTCGTGAGACCATGGCAGATGAAGGGTTCTTTGATCTGCTGAGTCGGTTCCAGAGTAACAGGATGGATGATCAGAGGTGCTGCTTCCAGGAGAAGAACAGactctcagctgctgcagcggCAACATCCTCTACTCCACCTAAAACCAtgataaaat CCTTTTCCACGTCCGTGGTGTCCCCGCACACGGATGAGTTCCTGGACCTGCTGGCGAGCTCGCAGAGCCGCCGGCTCGACGACCAGCGTGCCAGCGTCAGCGAGCTGCCCGGCCTGCGCCTCGGCCAGCGCGGCAGCCAGGCCGTGCTGGGCCACCTCAtggccagcaccagcagggaCCTGGATGACGACTTCTTCGACATACTGATTAAATGCCAG GGTTCCAGACTGGATGATCAAAGATGTGCTCCTCCAGGAACTGCCAAAGGCCCCACTGTACCAGATGAGGATTTTTTCAGCCTGATTTTGCGCTCACAAGCGAAGAGAATGGATGAGCAGAGAGTCCACTTACCCTCAGCTATAAAGGGAGCCAATTCCAGCTGA
- the GPSM2 gene encoding G-protein-signaling modulator 2 isoform X2, protein MAENNVLISMREDRSFHVRYRMEASCLELALEGERLCKAGDCRAGVSFFEAAVQVGTEDLRTLSAIYSQLGNAYFYLHEYAKALEYHHHDLTLARTIGDLLGEAKASGNLGNTLKVLGNFEEAIVCCQRHLDISRELNDKVGEARALYNLGNVYHSKGKNVANAGTHDPGELPDDVKNALQKAAKYYEENLSIVTELGDRAAQGRAFGNLGNTHYLLGNFRSAVLAHEQRLLIAKEFGDRSAERRAYSNLGNAYIFLGEFETAAEYYRRTLQLARQLKDRAVEAQACYSLGNTYTLLQDYEKAIDYHLKHLVIAQELHDKIGEGRACWSLGNAYTALGNHDQAIHFAGRHLEISREVGDRSGELTARLNLSDLQMVLGLSYSTNNSMMAESHAVENSLNGGRPRGRRYSMENMELMKLTPEKKSSRETMADEGFFDLLSRFQSNRMDDQRCCFQEKNRLSAAAAATSSTPPKTMIKSFSTSVVSPHTDEFLDLLASSQSRRLDDQRASVSELPGLRLGQRGSQAVLGHLMASTSRDLDDDFFDILIKCQGSRLDDQRCAPPGTAKGPTVPDEDFFSLILRSQAKRMDEQRVHLPSAIKGANSS, encoded by the exons ATGGcggaaaataatgttttgataAGCATGCGTGAGGATCGTTCCTTTCATGTGCGATACAG GATGGAAGcttcctgcctggagctggctcTGGAAGGCGAGCGCCTGTGCAAGGCAGGAGATTGCCGGGCTGGAGTGTCTTTCTTTGAAGCAGCTGTTCAGGTTGGAACTGAAGATTTACGAACCCTGAGCGCTATTTACAGCCAGCTGGGCAATGCCTATTTCTACCTGCACGAATATGCAAAGGCCTTGGAATACCATCATCACGATTTAACTCTTGCAAG GACAATTGGAGATCTACTGGGAGAAGCTAAAGCTAGTGGGAATCTGGGCAACACCTTAAAGGTACTTGGGAATTTTGAAGAAGCTATCGTCTGCTGTCAGAGACACCTGGATATTTCCAGAGAGCTTAATGATAAG GTTGGAGAAGCAAGAGCACTGTATAATCTGGGAAATGTATATCACTCTAAAGGGAAAAATGTAGCTAATGCCGGGACTCACGATCCAGGGGAACTTCCAGATGATGTGAAAAATGCTTTACAAAAAGCTGCAAAGTATTATGA GGAAAACCTGTCAATAGTAACAGAGCTGGGTgacagagctgcacagggacGTGCCTTTGGAAACCTGGGAAACACACACTATCTTCTGGGCAACTTCAGGAGTGCAGTTTTAGCCCATGAACAG cGTCTCCTAATTGCAAAAGAATTTGGTGATAGATCAGCAGAAAGAAGAGCATACAGCAACCTTGGAAATGCCTACATATTCCTGGGGGAATTTGAAACTGCTGCTGAATACTACAG GAGGACTCTGCAGCTGGCTCGGCAGCTGAAGGACAGAGCTGTGGAAGCACAGGCCTGTTACAGCCTGGGGAACACCTACACTCTGCTCCAGGACTATGAGAAAGCAATTGATTATCATCTCAAACACCTCGTCATTGCTCAGGAACTACACGACAA AATTGGGGAAGGAAGAGCATGCTGGAGTTTAGGGAATGCTTATACTGCTCTGGGAAATCATGACCAAGCCATCCATTTCGCAGGAAGGCACCTGGAGATTTCAAGAGAG GTAGGAGACAGAAGTGGAGAACTCACTGCCAGACTTAATCTCTCAGATCTTCAGATGGTTCTTGGATTAAGCTACAGCACAAACAACTCCATGATGGCAGAAAGCCACGCAGTGGAAAACAGTTTGAATG GTGGCAGACCAAGAGGACGCCGTTACAGTATGGAGAACATGGAACTTATGAAATTAACACCAGAAAAG AAAAGCAGTCGTGAGACCATGGCAGATGAAGGGTTCTTTGATCTGCTGAGTCGGTTCCAGAGTAACAGGATGGATGATCAGAGGTGCTGCTTCCAGGAGAAGAACAGactctcagctgctgcagcggCAACATCCTCTACTCCACCTAAAACCAtgataaaat CCTTTTCCACGTCCGTGGTGTCCCCGCACACGGATGAGTTCCTGGACCTGCTGGCGAGCTCGCAGAGCCGCCGGCTCGACGACCAGCGTGCCAGCGTCAGCGAGCTGCCCGGCCTGCGCCTCGGCCAGCGCGGCAGCCAGGCCGTGCTGGGCCACCTCAtggccagcaccagcagggaCCTGGATGACGACTTCTTCGACATACTGATTAAATGCCAG GGTTCCAGACTGGATGATCAAAGATGTGCTCCTCCAGGAACTGCCAAAGGCCCCACTGTACCAGATGAGGATTTTTTCAGCCTGATTTTGCGCTCACAAGCGAAGAGAATGGATGAGCAGAGAGTCCACTTACCCTCAGCTATAAAGGGAGCCAATTCCAGCTGA